The Meriones unguiculatus strain TT.TT164.6M chromosome 18, Bangor_MerUng_6.1, whole genome shotgun sequence genome segment CATTAGTCCATTGTGGAAGGGACTTGTCTTATAGGAGGTCACTGTATCCCTAGGATTATTGCCATGATAAGAGTTGATAAGAAAGGAGAAACATTTTCCTCAGTAGAATTTTGCATTTAGCCACTGGCAAAATGCTCATAGTCCTGTAAACAACCCTAATAAAACCTATTGGGTCACAAAAGAAGTCATAAAAGTAGAAGTGAAGCCAGCTGAGAAGATGAATGGAAATAGGAGGTGAGGTAGTTTGACAAGGGACCACAGTAGGAACTGATTTTAATCAAATACTTTGTGTACATGTATTAAAATGAAAACTCATCATTATGTGTAATTAATATACaccaataaaacattaaaaaataatttcagtgaGGTGATGGGGAGAAGTGAATTATTCTATACCATTAGCAGGAATGTTAACAATTTTACTTCAACCATAATATAAAACATTaaggaggtttctcagaaaactaataaataaaattatcacATAATTTGGCAATTACTTTACTGGTTATATATGGTATGTCTATCCACAAAGACATTTATATTCCCATATTTATGGCAGTTTAATGGCAGTATACAGgatgtgaaaacataaaaagtatATATAGATTGGTGAATAAATAATTGTtctttggggctagagagaacACTAAATTGTCAAGAACATTTGTTCTTTGTATAGAAAACCTATAATTGACACCACATATTGGttcccatctgtagctccattTCCAGAGGATGTGATACCCTCTTCTAGCATCCACAGGCACTATGTAGAGTAGACAAGATACTGGAAAAacacgtacacataaaataaaaaataaattaatctttaaactgcattgaaaaaaaaataaaaaaaataaatacattaagatACAGAACTTAAGCTGAAATAATTAGAACCCATCAACAAACTTCTGTAAGTAGAGAGACTCCGCAggacatataaaacaaaacaactgacattatgtatttatatgttttgttttgttttccttctgtgtttctttttaaaagctatCCTTTGGGCTGTCTCATTAAAACTACTGAACTACTTCTGGCTTGGAGCTGGGGAATTTATGTGTCATCGATTGCTCcagtaaactttttaaaatttaaaaaaaaaatgaaaaaaataattgatttCTATAAAACAGAACTTTATTCACTCATAAAGATTGTGAATCCATGTAATTTACAACATCATGGATAAATCTTGAGGGGATTatacaacttaaaaaaatcagatgcaaagagaaaaatataattatataaggATATTTACTATCTGAGTGTAATGAACACATACCAAGTAACCTGTGTTTTCCAGAATTATTCAGGACATTTTCCTAAAATGCAGGAGCTGATTACTTAGTCTTTTCATTGCCAccttcatgtctttgtttctcagTGTGTAGATGGCAGGGTTCAGGATGGGTGTAATCATGAAGTCCAGGATGGCAAGAAACTTATCCACTGGCACAGTAGGAAATGGCCACATGTACACAAAGATGCATGGTCCAAAGAACAAAACCACCACAGCGATGTGAGCAGAGAGTGTAGAGAGGGCCTTGGACAAGTCACCTGATGAATGTTTTCTTACAGTCAACAGGATAACAACGTAGGAGATAATCAGTAAGAAGAAGGTGCCAATAGAAATGATGCCACTGTTTGCAGCAACCATGAACTCCATTCTGTAGTTGTCTATGCAGGCCAGTTTGATAAATCGAGGAAGATCACAGTAAAAACTATCTATCTCATTAGGACCACAAAAACTCAAATGGACAACGAAAGCTAATTGGGCCACTGAATGCAAAAAACCAATAACCCAAGCACCAGACAGAAGCAAAAGGCACATCCATGGGCTCATGATGGTCAGGTAGTGGAGGGGCTTGCATATGGCCACATATCTGTCCCAGGCCATGGCTACCAGCAACACCATCTCAGATGCCCCCAGGACATGAAGGACAAATATCTGGATGACACAGCCCCGGAATGAGATGGTATTGTGCCCAGAGTACAGGTCAGAAATCATTTTGGGTACAGTTAAGGTGGAAAGACATAAATCAATAAACGAGAGGTTTCCCAGAAGAAAGTACATGGGGGAATGTAAATGTGGGTCAAAGGTCACTGTAAACACAACAAGGGAGTTTCCCAGCACAATGGCTGTATAGGCCACCACAGAGAATGCAAGGAAGAAATGCTGTATTTGTCTAGATCTTGAAAGGCCCAGAAACACAAATTCATGCACCTCAGTGTAATTTGTTTCATTCATTTACCTTGGTTGTATTTCctgaaacaaacagcaaaaataaaaaaatgtgaaaaaaaaatgtaccgtAATGTTAGAAGAATAAAGTTCTGATACCAGAGGAGGGAAAACCTTCTTTATCATTTAGCAAAGCCCTTGGAAAACACATACTTTTGCCCATTCAATAACCAGACAGAAAACATGGAGAACCAACTTTATGTACATGTGCGTGCGATGTGCCAGATACCATGCCAGATACAGTAATGCAGACTGTATCTTCATGCAGTGTTTGGTCTAGATGTGAAATGAGACATGAAGTATGTAATAACATTATGTGGTCACTATAAGTACGTTGTGTGGACCTGAATAAggtacagcacacacatacagctGTACTGCATACCGCTCTGGAAGATGTCTTTGTTAAGACCTAAAGAGTTAATGTCAGATGTTTGAGTGAGAGATATTTATGGGGAGAAAATTACATCGACATACCCAAGAGCATAGAGCAAGCAAAACTCAGCAGTAAAGAAGTGTTCAGTAAGATTCTTATTCAGATgaagttttatatttgttttaagaAATAAGTCTACACACACCAGTGAGGaactaattaaagaaaacatgtcCCTGCTTTAGGAAATGATTGGTagctataataaaaagaaaataatggaagGATGCAAGAGAATAAAATAACACATCACCTGTTATTTTATCATGGGACTACACAAAATACATCTAAGAAGGCAAAATTTCTCACAAAATGGTGGCAATTTAACAAagttaggtaaaaaaaaaattgactttaGTGACTACAGGAGTTTTAATACtatgttaataaaatattttaaaaatgtaatatgcATATTCTTACCTAATTGTGTGAAAAAGACCATAGTAAATACAGACCCACAGGCACAATGTTTACAGAACAATCAGCAGTCTTGCATTCCAAATTTTTAATATTCTAAACAGGCTcttataataatataaatgtaaGATAATGAATGTTAAAatagagataaaataaaatttacagtgaataaataaaggCAATGGACAAATTAAGAAGTCCAGATTGTCAGTTAACGTATGACGTAAAACCATACCATATGCAATGAAAGATGTAAATGTAAAATCTCATGATGCTTTTTGTAAGTAGAAAACTGCAATTATAAACAAATGTGTCACAAGTGGGACCATGAGAAAAGTTTTTCACTGTAActcaaaatataaatacattcatCTTCAGAACACAATTCCAAAGTATGTATCCACTTATCCAAAATATTCTTAGACTCTTAGACTAATACTTCATTACAAGAAAGTTTTTAAAGGTCGTGCTAATACCATATA includes the following:
- the LOC110541091 gene encoding olfactory receptor 4F15-like, coding for MNETNYTEVHEFVFLGLSRSRQIQHFFLAFSVVAYTAIVLGNSLVVFTVTFDPHLHSPMYFLLGNLSFIDLCLSTLTVPKMISDLYSGHNTISFRGCVIQIFVLHVLGASEMVLLVAMAWDRYVAICKPLHYLTIMSPWMCLLLLSGAWVIGFLHSVAQLAFVVHLSFCGPNEIDSFYCDLPRFIKLACIDNYRMEFMVAANSGIISIGTFFLLIISYVVILLTVRKHSSGDLSKALSTLSAHIAVVVLFFGPCIFVYMWPFPTVPVDKFLAILDFMITPILNPAIYTLRNKDMKVAMKRLSNQLLHFRKMS